The DNA window gtcactgccccccccccagtgtgctCCCAGCTTTGTGCACACGCCCCTGCCTCCACGCAGCCATGGACACCCTGGCCCACACCCGCCTGGGGCgcacaccctgccccacacccgcCTGGGGCgcacaccctgccccacaccctgccccacacccgcCTGGGGCgcacaccctgccccacaccctgccccacacccgcCTGGGGCgcacaccctgccccacacccgcctggggcggacaccctgccccacacccgcCTGGGGCgcacaccctgccccacacccgcctggggcggacaccctgccccacacctgcctggggcgcacaccctgccccacaccctgccccacacccgcCTGGGGCgcacaccctgccccacacccgcctggggcggacaccctgccccacacccgcCTGGGGCgcacaccctgccccacaccctgccccacacccgcCTGGGGCgcacaccctgccccacacccgcCTGGGGCGCACatcctgccccacaccctgccccacacccgcCTGGGGCgcacaccctgccccacacccgcCTGGGGCgcacaccctgccccacaccctgccccacacccgcCTGGGGCGCACACGCTGCCCTGCCACCAATGTGCCCACACACACGTGTGCATTCACTAacactgccccgccccccccaacctgcAGAGATCCCCCCCTCCGGGCACGCGTGTGATCACACTCCCGCCCGGCCAGACGCAGCAGGAGGCCGGGACACCAGCAGATCCGGGATAGACAATATATATTTtactctttaaaaataaaccttccagCCCACGGCTACGGGTCTGTACAAACTACAAAAATAAACCTTTCCtctttgtaatataaataatttatatggccgggccaggccggggggggccccgctcggctcagggggcgccaggggcagTGGCCCCACACGGTActgaccagcccccccccccccggcccaggagGGGACAATCGCTGAGCCGCTGCCCCCCATTGCCgccctggaaagccccaggcgggGGCTGATAgggaccctggggctgggggggttaaAGTGCCAGGGAACAGCGATTCCACACCAAacccccaggagcccagctgagCCCTGCCTGCCTCCGGAGAGCGGCCCCGGCTGCAGGATCGGGGCCCGGCCggcgggggccgggggcgggaAGCTCAGCTTAGGGGGCAGGGTAGGTTCCTGTTTTTCAAAGGCTCCCTGATCTGGCTGCAACTGCACAGGTGGGTGTGGGGTCGTGCAGGGGAGTTGTGCGATCGCACGAGGGTGGGGGGGCTATTGGGAATACACCCTTCCCCCGCGCATCAGGACCAAGGCACCCCATAAAGGGCGCAAGAGAGACATAGGCAGTACCTAGGCCTTGGATGGGCCTGTATGGGGGGGCACATCCCCCTCcaatttgccccagatcccctcctTTCCCCGACCCCCTTCCTGCcaggacacccccccaccccaccatcaaaCACACGGGAGGAGCCCTCACAGCCATTTACAAAGGAGGGTGGGTAGCATTGTccccatggggaaactgaggcaggagcggggaggagaagccaggtGTCCTGAGGCCCAGGCCCGTGCTCTAGCCGCTAGGCCTCGCTGGATCTGGGGCCTGCTGGTGTCAGCATTTAGGTGTTAAAACGACCTTCCCCTCCAGCACTAGGGTCGGGCCCGTTCCCGTCTCCCCGGTGGGGGCACACggcccctgttccagcccctcgcgtgAGTCCAGGGTGCCCCctgacccaggctggggaggggtcagGTCTCCCCACTGGGGCTGGCATCTCAACCCcctgcggggggggcggggttgctgCTCCCCACCCCGGTCTCCCAGGCAGCCCCACGACtcggtgctgggggcggggcagcgggGCACGGCCCCACCTCGTGCCCAAGGAGCcgctgagccccccagcccccatatGCCATGCGGGGTGCAGAGCCCCAGGACAAGGGAACAGCGGAGTGGGGgacagctggggtcaatggggagAGGGACTGGCTGAGGGGCACGGGGGGGGTTCTAGCTCCTTTGCCAAGGCTCCCCAGGCCGGTCCTCCAGCCCGCAGCCGCCCCCGAAGTGACAAGGGGCCGGCGTTAGTGCTGCAGTTCCTAGGGCgcagaaaaggggaggggggatacAAACCGAGACCCCGGGCCAGGGTGGGGGCGTCACGGCAGCCCCTGGGGGTTTCGCCCGGCCACACACACCTTGCATAGAAACCTCGCCGAGCGATTCACCAAAAGGCCCAGCTgtgcccccgctccccccccgccagcccagcccagcccagcccagcccagcccagccgtcTCCTGCTGCTGCGGGGTCGGGGGCGCTGCCAGGCGAGGTCTCCGGCCCAGCACAgagcaatacaaataaaataataataattcatcatTGGGGAATAGCAGCACAATGCAGGGATGGcggcagccctgctcctgccccgcccGTGGGCACTGCCCCTGCTGGCAGCGCCTGGCGCAGGTCACAGCTCACTCCAGCTGAGTGTTCAGCTGGCATCCACGCAAGGGTGCCAGTGCTCGCATCGTCTCTTCTCCGCTCTGCCCGCTCCCTGGGCACGGGCGCTGGAGCCGGACCCACGACAGGCGTCGGCTAGGAACCACGGCGCTTCCCAAGGCAACCTGTGTGGAGACACAAGGCAGCCGGGTTAGCCGGATCCCCCGTGCCCACCGGCCGGACTATCAGCTCTGCTGGCTTCTCCAAGGCGTCTGTCCGCAGGGGCCTCCCACACGCCACGAGCACCCGTGGAGTCGACACGCTCCATGGCCCACGTGTGCGAGGGTAGGCGTGCACCCTGCACGTGTCCCTGGCTACGGGCATGAGCGTGCAAGCTCACTAGGTATGTGCAGATGTGCACTGTCTGTGTGTGGTACTCTGTGAGTACATGTGTGCACTAGCTGTGTGCGCGAGCAGgcgtgcaccatgtccctgtctTCAGATAAGAGCATGCAAGCCCACTAGGTACATGTGACCGTGcactgtctgtatgtgtgtgcacCATCCGTGTGTGTCCCTGTCTACAGGCACGAGCGTGCAAGCCCACTAGGTATATGTGACCGTGcactgtctgtatgtgtgtgcacCATCCGTGTGTGTCCCTGTCTACAGGCACGAGCGTGCAAGCCCactaggtacacctctaccccgatataacacggtaaagcagtgctccggggggacgggactgcgcactccggcggatcaaagcaagttcgatatgaCGCAGTTTCACCTGTAACGCGGTAAgagtttttggctcccgaggacagcgttatatcggggtagaggtgtatgtgcggatgtgcgctgtgtgtgtgtgcgtgcaccaTGTGTGTGGTGGCATGTGTGCACCCTGCACGTgtccctgtctgcaggcacgagTGTGCGAGCCCCATGGGACCATGTGGatgtgcatctgtgtgtgtgcaAGTGTGCACCATCTGTGCCTGCGGGCAGGTGTGCACCCTGTGCGTGTCACTGTTTGCGGGCACGAGGGGTGCATACACAGCTGCTGCTTTGGCGCCAGGGCCCGCCGGGCACAGGGAGTGTACCCCAAAGGCAGTGCTGGCCCCAAGGTAACCCCCGGGGCAGCCGGACACAGGCACtgcctggcaggggtggggcgaaggagcccctggcacagggctCAGTCCCAGGCTCACCTATGGCCTCGCGGAGCCGTCTGCCCGTCCCGGGTGGTGGAGCGCGAGGGTCGTGGGCGCGGTGGAGCCGGGCTCCGGGCAGTCCGACTCGCTGTCCTCGTAGCTGTCATGGGTGTAACCCTGCAGGGAGCCCGGCagcggggggtgcagggccagcgTCACGGAGGCCGTGGCCGTCACCGTGGTGTAGCTGCCGCTGTAGGCGGGGAGGGCAGTCCGCAGGGGCCGGGGGGCTCGGTGCGGGGCAGGCCTGGCgccgggggggccgggccggggcactctgtgctggggcaagtccctgaGATCCGGGCCGGCCGATGGGAGGGAGTCGCTGGCAGGCAGGGACTGGGGCTGGCTGGTGCTCAGTGGCTCCTTCTTCCCCGGCGGCTCCTGGTTCTCCTGGTAGGTTTTCACCACCTGTGCAGGGCAGAGACTCCGGTGAGTCCAGGAggcaagggggggcggggggctgctaacagggggcAGCCAGAGGCCCCACCCGGGAGGCATGAGGACAAGAGCTCCCTTCTTGGCCTCCCAGACAGTGCAGCCCAGGCCTGGGTGCCACCCCTCCCAGACGCTCCCTTCCACAGCCCGGCGGGGGCTCCGCGGGCGGGTGGGGCACCGCGCCCGCACTCACCGTGATGGTGGGGCAGCCGGGGTTCTTGCCGGCCTGCACCAGGACCCGGgccggggcgggcggcaggaTGTAGGCGCCGGGGTCGTAGGGCAGCCCCGAGCCCGCGGTGCTCTCCGAGTAGCACTCCGAGTCCAGGGAGTCCGCGAAGgcgccgggccaggccgggggcggCCGCATGTAGAAGCCGTGATGGCtgatgggtggggggatgggctcTGGTGACGGCAGGCGGCTGCCATTATCGGCTGGGAtgacctggggggaggagggcacagGGTGAGACGGGAAGGCAACGGGATGCCCAGAGGGTACAGGGAACCGGGCTGGGGGCACTATCAGGGCCAGGGCTGGCCCTTCTCAgtgggctccatgcctgcagaggtGCCCCCGGTCCAGCTCAATCGAgcattaactctgaaacctaatggtgGTGGTTTTAACCTCAGCCCTGATCATTCTCCAAGAAACATCTCACTCCCATGGGCTTGTGGGTAGAGCCTGTGGTGTGGGCGGAGCCAGTGTGAGGCACAGATcactgtttccccctcccccatctgacCCTGGCACCCAGCAAGGCAGAGGCACCCTGGTGGCCATGCCCCTCTTCAAGCACTAGTCTCCACTCCCTGCCAGGCCCCATTGcagaggggctctgggggctctCACCTCGGCCGGGGGCCCGATGACCGACAGCAGGACGGGCAGCAGCACCAGGCCGTTCAGGAGGCCCAAGACAGTCAGGACGGTGAGCACGGCAAAGAAATACCTGGCAGAGGAGACGGAGTGAGAGGAGCCCGGCCGCGCCATGGGCACGGGGCatcccagcatgctttgcaaACAGGGCCCACCCCCTCAGCCCTGACAGGTAGAGCCTGAACCACGCAGAGGCAAATGGGCCTGGGCGGGTGCACAGCACCCACACAGTGGGGccttgcaccccacaccccacgaCCCCACCCGGCCCTGCTGCCCCATGCCCGCCCCACACCAGTGCCCCACTGcatgctcacccccccccccacatccccccccaggCACTCTGGGCACATCTGCACCCCTGGCCACAGCCGCATGCACCCCCGGTCCCCGTCTGAGCTGAGCTAAAGAggcactctcccctcccccacacgggTACCTCAGGATGAAGTCGAACTCGGAGCCGGCCAGCATGAGTAGGCCCAGCAGCGTGGAGAGCGCCCCGTCCAGCACGGGCGCCAGCGTGTGCTCCAGGGCCAGGGCCGAGCGCAGCGTCCGGCTGCCCATGGCCGTCAGGAACCCCTGGGGGCAGGACACGGCTCAGCTCTGGGCCGGAGAGAGggcctgaccctgaccctgcccctccccctggggcCGGAGAGAGGgcctgaccctccccctcccccgggggccGGCCGGactgaccctgcccctccccccgggccggCCGGactgaccctgcccctccccccgggcccgCTGGactgaccctgcccctccccccaggccggCAGGCTGGactgaccctgcccctccccctggggcGTGAGAGACGGactgaccctgcccctcccccgggggccggcgggactgtccctgcccctccccccccccagggtctccAGCCAGCTGGGCTCTAGAGGGGGCTggcgctggcggggggggggggggagctgggcgcagtgggggatggggggttgaGTGCGTCTCATGGCTGAGCACTGCTGAGTGGAGCTAGGCTGGGGGGTGGGTTGGCTGGacacccccaggctggggggcgcaGTGGGGGGCGCTGCCGGAACAGGTGCTGCCCTGGCCCAGGTGGGCTTCTCCCCATCTCTGTGGGGCTGCGCTGGGGGGGTCCCCCCCCACTCACCAGGGCCACGTGGACGGTGAACTCGACGCCGATGCCCACCGAGGCGATGAGGATCACGGCCGGGATGGCGCTCAGCTTGATGCCCATCAGCCCCATGAGCCCGAAGAGCTCGACCGTCATCATGGCCAGCACGGCCACCTGCCGGGCGCGGGGGCGAGTCAGCCAGAGAGACGGGAccgccccacggccctgccccacggcatccgcccccacggccctgccccacggccctgccccaatGCATccgccccacggccctgccccacggcatcCGCCCCACGGCCCTACCCCATGGCATccgccccacggccctgccccagtGTATccgcccctcagccctgccccacggccctgccccacggcatcTCCCCCAGTGCATccaccccacggccctgccccacggcatcCATCCCACTGCCCTGGCCCAATGCATccgccccacggccctgccccacggcatccgccccacggccctgccccacggcatcTGCCCCACGGCATCTGCCCCAGTGCATCCGCCCACGGCCCTGGCCCATGGCATCCATCCCACGGCCCTGGCCCACGGCATCcatcccactgccctgccccacggcatctgccccacggccctgccccgccccatgaCCCTGCCCCAATGCATCCGCCCCACGGCATCcatcccactgccctgccccacagcatctGCCCCACTGTGCCTGCTGCATCACTCTGCACCCTGTCTGCCCCGCTGCACCTCTGCCCTACTGTTCTGCCCCATGGCAGCCATCCACTCTGCCCCAGACAAGAGCCCAGACGCCAGGGTGACGGGTGCCCAATTGCCATGAACGATACCAATTACAGATGCTTTGCCCAGCTGCCTTGGaaggacatggggagggggatGCCAGGCCAGGGGGGGATATTTggaatacacccccccccccgagtcggATCTGCTTGCCTGGAGCCCAGGGGCCAGGGTGGGACCAGCGCTCCGGGCAGCAGAGCCGACTGCAGGGTCAGGGCCTGGGGAGCTATGCCAGGGACCCCCAGGCTGGGAGAGCGCCGGTGCCAGGGGGTGcaagccaggccaggccagggaaaggctccgggctgcccctgGAGACGCTCGGGAGGCGCTGGAGGGTGTTCCAGGCCGGGGGCGACCGGGGGCTCCAGGGGGCCCGTCCCCAGGCGAGGTCTCGAGCGTCTGAACCCCACCCCGTGGCGTACTCACGATGATGCCGGCGGTCCAGGGGTTGAGCAGCAGCACGGCGCACACCAGGAAGGTGCAGGCCAGCACGATGCTGACGGCCAGCAGGAACCAGTGGCGCAGGCCGATGTACTGCTCCCAGAAGAGGAAGGGGTAGCCGCTGGGGTAGCTGGCCACGCCGCGCTCCCGGGCCGCCTCCTCGCACACGGCCCGCACGCTCTCGATGGCCTCCACGAAGTCCGCAGTCTGGCGCAGGCCGCTCAGGTAGAAGGGGAACTGGGCGAActccaggggctgggctgcagggactgggGGGAGGGTGCAGCGAGGGTCAGGCGGGGGgatgccacagcccctgcccccccgacactgcccccttcctcctcccatgcCAGCGCCCGGGCCAGCCCAGATGGGTGGGCAATACTGGAACGGGGAGCTCAGTACGAGGGTGCCAGCTGGTGTGTCCACCTGGACCCTGTGTGGTGCGCTGGCACatgggggtggcaggaccctGTGTGGCACATGGGGGTGCCCGGCCGGACACTGCATGGCAAGCTGGTGCATGGGGCCGTGCCCGGCAGGACAGCATGTGGCGTGTGTGGGGTGTCTGGCACGGGCCCAGCCTGCATGTGCCCGCGTGTGCCCAGGCGTGCCCGCGACCGCACTCACTTCGCAGGTTCTCGCCGGTGCAATCGTACTTGTCGTGGATCCACTCGGGCGGCGGGGGGTAGAAGTTGGCATGGGAGGCGGCGACGCCCAGCGGGTCATTGCTCACCCACACAGTCAGGCAGATGTAGAAGGTCTCTGGGGGGATGATGCCGTTCTCGTCGACCAGGCGGCGTGTGGTGAGCTGCGGGGAGCAGACGGGCACAGGGTGAGCTGCGGGGGCCGGAGGGCCAGGCCGGCTCAGAGGCGAGCTCAGGGCCGGGCCCGGCTCTCGGGCAGGGCACGGGGTGAGCTGCGGGGGCCGGAGGGCCAGGCCGGCTCAGAGGCGAGCTCAGGGCCGGGCCCGGCTCTCGGGCAGGGCACGGGGTGAGCTGCGGGGGCCGGAGGGCCAGGCCGGCTCAGAGGCGAGCTCAGGGCCGGGCCCGGCTCTCGGGCAGGGCACGGGGTGAGCTGCGGGGGCCGGAGGGCCAGGCCGGCTCAGAGGCGAGCTCAGGGCCGGGCCCGGCTCTCGGGCAGGGCAcggggtgagctgtgggggctggaGGGCCAGGCCGGCTCAGAGGCGAGCTCAGGGCCGGGCCCGGCTCTCGGGCAGGGCACAGGGTGAGCTGCGGGGGCTCAGAGGCGAGCTCAGGGCCGGGCCCGGCTCTCGGGCAGGGCACGGGGTGAGCTGCGGGGGCCGGAGGGCCAGGCCGGCTGACAGGTGAGTTCAGGGCCGGGGCGTGGGGCTGGCTCACCTGGTTGTAGTTGAACGGCTCCTTCTTGTCGCCTGTCTGGATGAGCAGCTTGTAGGCCAGCGCGCCGTCCTCGGAGCCGTTCCGGTAGCTGTCCCGGGTGATGCGCCCGGCCTGCCACTCCCTGTCGAAGGCGGCCTGCAGGCCTGGGGACAGAGCGCGGGGGTTACGGGGACGGACGGAGACCTCCCCACACTGCACGGCCCTTCCCAGCCACGAGACAGCGATGCTGGATGGGCAGGGGCTgcccgtcctgcctggctgagccAGCCCATGGGCATCTCCATGCCCACCCCCTGCTACTGCTCAGTATCCTGAGCGagtgctgcccccagcccagagtcatGGCTGCATCGGGGCACTGAAGGGCAGCGCGGGCacaggaggggccgggcccgtGTGCAAGAGAAGCGCTGTGCGTATGCGGGCCCCAGGCGTGGCCGCGTGGCACAGAACTCGTGTGTgtgagagcccaggggtgggtgcGTGGCACAGAACTCGTGTGTgtgagagcccaggggtgggtgcGTGGCACAGAACTCGTGTgtgagagcccaggggtgggtgcGTGGCACAGAACTCCTGTGTgtgagagcccaggggtgggtgcGTGGCACAGAACTCGTGTGTgtgagagcccaggggtgggtgcGTGGCACAGAACTCGTGTGTgtgagagcccaggggtgggtgcGTGGCACAGAACTCCTGTGTGTGAGAGCCCAGGGGTGGCCGCGTGGCACAGAATGCGCGTGTGTGAGAGCCCAGGCATGGCCACGTGGCACAGAACTCGTGTGTGTCAGAGCCCAGGGGTGAGTGCGTGGCACAGAACTCATGTGTgtgagagcccaggggtgggtgcGTGACAGCCCACGTGCAGGTACTGTGGCTGTTCCCCCCAGATTTAGAGATGCGGGGGCAGGTTATCCAAACCACGCCGGCCAAACCTGTAGGCTGACAGCAGGactccagggcaggcaggggcaggcgTAGGCCAGCAGAGGCACACAGGGCAGGCGGGGGCAGGTGGGAGCTGGCAGGGCacacagggctggcaggggctcacagggcaggtggaggctggcaggggcacacagggcaggtggaggctggcagggcaggcgggggctggcaggagcagacagggcaggtggaggctggcagggcAGGCGGGGGCCGGCAGGGGCACACAGGGCAGGTGGAGGCTGGCAGGCCAGGCAGGGGCCGGCAGGGGCACACAGGGCaggtggaggctggcagggcAGGCGGGGGCCGGCAGGGCAGGCGGGGGCCGACAGGGGCACACAGGGCAGGCGGGGGCCGGCGGGGGCACACAGGGCaggtggaggctggcagggcaggcgggggctggcaggggcagacagggcaggcgggggctggcaggggcagacAGGGCACACAGGGCTGGCAGGGCAGGCGGGGGCAGACAGGGGCACACAGGGCAGGCGGGGGCCGGCAGGGGCAGACAGGGCACACAGGGCTGGCAGGGCAGGCGGGGGCCGACAGGGGCACACAGGGCAGGCGGGGGCCGGCAGGGGCAGACAGGGCACACAGGGCTGGCAGGGCAGGCGGGGGCCGgcagggcaggcgggggctggcaggggcagacagggcaggcgggggctggcagggcaggcgggggctggcaggggcagacAGGGCAGACAGGGCAGGCGGGGGCCGGCAGGGGCAGacagggcaggcgggggctggcagggcaggcgggggctggcaggggcacacagggcaggcgggggctggcagggcaggcgggggctggcaggggcacacagggcaggcgggggctggcagggcaggcGGGGGCCGGCAGGGGCAGACAGGGCCGGCAGGGGCAGACAGGGCCGGCAGGGGCAGACAGGGCAGGCGGGGGCCAGCGGGCGCCTCACCTCGCAGCCAGTCCTGGAAGTAGTGCAGCCACATCTTGGGCGGCTGGCGGGCGTGGTCGCGCACCACGTGCTGCAGGGCGCCCAGGGCCCGGTGCAGGCCGTACAGCGCCTCCTGGGAGCTGGGGTAGTGGAAGCCGCCCTGGGTGGCGATGAAGACGTGGTAGAAGGAGAAGTACTTGGACTGGGTGGCGATGAAGGCGTGTTCCTTGGTGCCCCGCGGCACGATGTCCGTCAGGTACAGCCCGTCGTGCACCAGCGTGCTGCCATACAGGCTGAGGCCCAGCAGCGCCAGGAACAGCAGCACCACGATGCCCTGGGGACGGGGAGCCCGTTAGGGGGCGCCCGGCAcagtcccctgccctgcagcacaggcccacAGCGAGCAgtgggcacccagctccccccggagtgccagggagccccccaacccccaggctccccccagtGCCAGGGAGCCCCCCAGCATTCCCCTGAACAGCCTGGGAGTTAGCCCCAGGACTGCCAGggtttgccccagccccccatcttGCACCCCTGAGTCCCCAGGGAGATGAGGGGCCCACCCCCCCTACCTTGGTCTGGGTCTGCAGCAGGAGGGGGGCGTACTTCTCCCTGGCGAAGTCGGCCAGATTCCAGCGGCACAGGGGCAGCGGCACGCACTCCCGGCCCCCCTTGGCCCcgtccagctgggccagcaggtcGCGGGTGGAGCTGGCCGGGGCGAAGAGCTGGGAGCCCAGCAGGTCGgcgggggccagtggcgcggtgCACACCTGGGCGGTGGGCGGCAGGATGGTGACAACGTGCCGGCCTGAGGGGTCGCAGCGGGCGAAGGCCTGCACCGTGGTGGTGATCTGGGTGCTGGTGGCCACGGCCGGGTGCCCGTAGGGCGAGGGGGGAGAGGCGTGGGTCTCGCTGGCGTCGGCGTACTCCTGCGGCTGGATCTGGATGACACGGGAGGAGcacgggctgggggaggaggagccgggggacgTTCAAAGAGCTGCGATGGGTCCGGTGCCCCTCTGCCCACGCACGACTGCCCTGGTGGTCGCCGCACCCACTGCTGGGCGCAGCACCGCCCCTGCTTAGCGGGCAGTGGGATTTGCCCCTGGAGCGACCCCCACTGGCTGCCCCAGCTGCGGTCAAGCCAGGGGGCGAGGCCCCAAGCACCCCCCAGAGCCATGGCTTAGCCCTGCCAGCTGGGGCCCGATCCTGGCCTGGCAGGGGCTGCCTGCGGGCGCACGCTTGGGCCCAGCCGTGCCTGGCAGGGGGGCTCTGCCGCCCATCGCCGTCCCTCCCGGAGCACTGCACgggcctggctctgccctgggcACCCCTCGCCCCCCGTCCGAAGCACCGCACgggcctggctctgccctgggcaccccccaccccttccggGGCACCACACgggcctggctctgccctgggcacccccacccctttcaggGCACTGCAtgggcctggctctgccctgggtgcccccagcccctgcccggaGCACCGCACgggcctggctctgccctgggcGCCCCTCGCCCCCCGTCCGAAGCACCGCACgggcctggctctgccctgggtgcccccagcccctgcccggaGCACCGCACgggcctggctctgccctgggcGCCCCCAGCCCTCCTGGCAGCGGGAGACGGCACCTGTAGAAGCAGCACAGGACGTCGAGCCGCTGGTCCTGGCGTCGGTGCAGGTCCAGGCTGAGGATGGCCGGGAAGATGAGCAGCACCATGGCGAAGTTAAACACCACCACCACGGCAGCCTGCGGGGACACGGGGCTCGAAGGGTTAAACCCTGCTGGGGAGCCAGGGCCTGCGGGGCCGACAGGCGTGAGGCCATAGCACAGCTAGGCCAGTGACAGGGCCTGGGTCTCCGTGTGTCCGACACGTGTGTGGGGCCATGTCACCCGCAGGGAGAAGGGGCGCAGGGCGAGGGCGGGGCCCGTACCCGCAGGGAGAAGGGGTGCAGGGCGAGGGCGGGGCCCGTACCCGCAGGGAGAAGGGGCGCAGGGCGAGGGCGGGGCCCGTACCCGCAGGGAGAAGGGGCGCAGGGCGAGGGCGGGGCCCGTACCCGCAGGGAGAAGGGGCGCAGGGCGAGGGCGGGGCCCGTACCCGCAGGGAGAAGGGGCGCAGGGCGAGGGCGGGGCCCGTACCCGCAGGGAGAAGGGGCGCAGGGCGAGGGCGGGGCCCGTACCCGCAGGGAGAAGGGGTGCAGGGCGAGGGCGGGGCCCGTACCCGCAGGGAGAAGGGGCGCAGGGCGGGGCCCGTACCCGCAGGGAGAAGGGGCGCAGGGCGAGGGCGGGGCCCGTACCCGCAGGGAGAAGGGGCGCAGGGCGAGGGCGGGGCCCGTACCCGCAGGGAGAAGGGGTGCAGGGCGAGGGCGGGGCCCGTACCCGCAGGGAGAAGGGGCGCAGGGCGGGGCCCGTACCCGCAGGGAGAAGGGGCGCAGGGCGAGGGCGGGGCCCGTACCCGCAGGGAGAAGGGGCGCAGGGCGAGGGCGGGGCCCGTACCCGCAGGGAGAAGGGGCGCGGGGCGAGGGTGGGGCCCGTACCCGCAGGGAGAAGGGGTGCAGGGCGAGGGTGGGGTGTGGTGGGTGTTGGGGGCCTGTACCCGCAGGGAGAAGGGGCGCAAGGCGAGGGCGGGGCCCGTACCCGCAGGGAGAAGGGGTGC is part of the Mauremys mutica isolate MM-2020 ecotype Southern chromosome 8, ASM2049712v1, whole genome shotgun sequence genome and encodes:
- the PTCH2 gene encoding protein patched homolog 2, which produces MASEPRVGERAPSSAPPGRGAGCALAASALKRISKGEAGGPKAPLWLRARFQALLFALGCRIQRHCGKVLLAGLLLFGALALGLRAAAIETDLEQLWVEAGSRVSQELRYTKEKLGEESVYTSQMLIQTPKREGENVLTQEALELHLEAALAASKVQVSLYGKSWDLNKICYKSGVPIIENSMIERMIEKLFPCVILTPLDCFWDGAKLQGGSAYLPGRPDIQWTNLDPLQLLEELGQYTPLEGFRELLDKAQVGQAYVERPCLNPREPACPASAPNRLSQQDPAIPAELTGGCHGFSRKFMHWQEELILGGTTKDLQGRLLSAEALQSMFLLMSPRQLYEHFKDDYEIQDIGWSEEKAAAILEAWQREFVELAQESLPQNSSQRVHAFSTTTLSDIMKSFSDVSAIRVAGGYLLMLAYACVTMLRWDCSKSQGAVGLAGVLLVALSVASGLGLCSLLGISFNAATTQVLPFLALGIGVDDMFLLAHAFTETSQHVPFTERTGDCLRRTGTSVALTSISNMIAFSMAALVPIPALRAFSLQAAVVVVFNFAMVLLIFPAILSLDLHRRQDQRLDVLCCFYSPCSSRVIQIQPQEYADASETHASPPSPYGHPAVATSTQITTTVQAFARCDPSGRHVVTILPPTAQVCTAPLAPADLLGSQLFAPASSTRDLLAQLDGAKGGRECVPLPLCRWNLADFAREKYAPLLLQTQTKGIVVLLFLALLGLSLYGSTLVHDGLYLTDIVPRGTKEHAFIATQSKYFSFYHVFIATQGGFHYPSSQEALYGLHRALGALQHVVRDHARQPPKMWLHYFQDWLRGLQAAFDREWQAGRITRDSYRNGSEDGALAYKLLIQTGDKKEPFNYNQLTTRRLVDENGIIPPETFYICLTVWVSNDPLGVAASHANFYPPPPEWIHDKYDCTGENLRIPAAQPLEFAQFPFYLSGLRQTADFVEAIESVRAVCEEAARERGVASYPSGYPFLFWEQYIGLRHWFLLAVSIVLACTFLVCAVLLLNPWTAGIIVAVLAMMTVELFGLMGLMGIKLSAIPAVILIASVGIGVEFTVHVALGFLTAMGSRTLRSALALEHTLAPVLDGALSTLLGLLMLAGSEFDFILRYFFAVLTVLTVLGLLNGLVLLPVLLSVIGPPAEVIPADNGSRLPSPEPIPPPISHHGFYMRPPPAWPGAFADSLDSECYSESTAGSGLPYDPGAYILPPAPARVLVQAGKNPGCPTITVVKTYQENQEPPGKKEPLSTSQPQSLPASDSLPSAGPDLRDLPQHRVPRPGPPGARPAPHRAPRPLRTALPAYSGSYTTVTATASVTLALHPPLPGSLQGYTHDSYEDSESDCPEPGSTAPTTLALHHPGRADGSARP